Genomic segment of Candidatus Thorarchaeota archaeon:
ATAGGGAACAATAGGCATGGTCTCATCAGCGATCGTGTCGAACTGCGGCCAATCGTTCTCGTGGGAGTCGAGCAAGAAGATCTGGCCCTCGACCTGTGTGAACTCGCGTAGGCGCAACATTCCCTGCCGTGGAGAGATCTCGTTCCGATAGGCCTTTCCGATCTGAAAGACGGAACCCGGTAGTCGGTCCCGGAAGAACGTGAGCAGTCGCTTGAACAAGAGATAGGTTGTAGTAGCGGTCTCAGGTCGAAGGTATGCTTCTGTATCGAGACCGACTCTGGTCTTGAGCATCAGATTATATTGTTGAACAGGACCAAGCTCGCTCTTGCAGGTAGGACAGGTGATGCCCAATTCCTTGATCTTCTCAGTCAGTTCTTCAACACTCAGGCCCTTGATATGGGCATCGGGAGCCTGTTCTTCGATCAGCGTGTCTGCACGAAAGGCCTGACCACACTTTGTACATTTTGTCACAGGGTCGATGAACCCCTCTAGGTGACCGGAGGCCTTCCAAACGATCGCGGGAGAGACCGTAGGACATTCTACCTCCCAAAAGTTAGACCGTACGAACGCGGAACGTATACGCGACTCCAGACGGTTCTTCAACAGTTTGCCTAGGGGTCCAAGATCATAGAACCCGGAAGAACCACCATAGATCTCAGGGGAGGGACCCCAGAAGAACCCGCGCTTCTTTGATAGTCCGTAGACCAGATCGGTAAAGTCTTTCTCAGTTGTCATTGTCCTGTTCACACCACTGGCTTGTTTGAGAGAGGCTTAAAGATATAACTCTCTGTTAATTTTGATAGAGGACTGCCATGCCATCAGTCTTATTAACTAGAAGACGACCTCTGGCCCGAGAGTGACAAGTATGGTCAACGACTCAAGGATCTCTGGCTTTTACAAGCTCTCTAGAGAAGAGCGAGTTAAGAAGATTCAGGAACTCACAGGACTTGGTGATGAGGACCTCAAAGAGCTCATCAACCCAGGTGACATGGACATGGATATCCTCGACCACATGATCGAGAATGTGATCGGTTCGATGACCTTGCCGCTTGGCATCGCCACAAACTTCCGGATCAACGAGAAGGACTATCTCATTCCCATGGCAATCGAGGAACCCTCAGTGGTTGCAGCAGCCAGCAATGCCGCACGCATGGCCCGACCACATGGTGGATTTTTCGCCACGGACACGGGACCGGTCATGAGAGCACAGATCCAAGCAATCAATGTTCCCACTCCATTTGAAGCAAAGATGAAGATCATTGAAGCGAAAGAAGAGATCCTAAAACTCGCCAACGAGCAAGACCCAATTCTGGTCAAGTTCGGAGGAGGCGCACGAGACCTCATTGTCAGAATCATCGATACCGCGATCGGCCCGATGGTCATCACAGAACTCGTAGTTGATACTCGTGATGCAATGGGAGCGAACGCTGTAAACACGATGGCCGAGGCTGTTGCTCCGACAATCGAGAGAATTACGGGAGGTCGAGTGTATTTACGAATCCTCTCCAATCTTGCCGATCTGCG
This window contains:
- a CDS encoding hydroxymethylglutaryl-CoA reductase, degradative, with amino-acid sequence MVNDSRISGFYKLSREERVKKIQELTGLGDEDLKELINPGDMDMDILDHMIENVIGSMTLPLGIATNFRINEKDYLIPMAIEEPSVVAAASNAARMARPHGGFFATDTGPVMRAQIQAINVPTPFEAKMKIIEAKEEILKLANEQDPILVKFGGGARDLIVRIIDTAIGPMVITELVVDTRDAMGANAVNTMAEAVAPTIERITGGRVYLRILSNLADLRLVRVRATFDKELLGGEDVVDGIVAAWAFAEADPYRCATHNKGIMNGIDAVVIATGNDFRAIEAGAHSYASVDGYGSLTKYEKDSNGNLVGSIEIPMAVGLIGGATKVHPVARACVKILGVKTATELGHIVASVGLAQNLAALRALAAEGIQKGHMALHARNVAATAGAKGDLIDIVAEQMVREKKINMERAKEILSEISSKK